One Candidatus Micrarchaeia archaeon DNA window includes the following coding sequences:
- a CDS encoding isoprenylcysteine carboxylmethyltransferase family protein — protein sequence MDTSAMRKKALLLFTAAFAALCLMFFLPAGTLDYWQAWVYLAIVLVPAAFVISYFLKNDPEFLERRLKTKEKETEQALVQKFGLIIFLIGFLIPGLDRRFGWSSVPFELVIAADLVVFLSYALIFLVFKENSYAGRTVRVEKGQKVVSTGLYSIIRHPMYFGTLIMYLASPVALGSYVALPVLALCVPMLVFRILNEEDVLRRELPGYSEYCEKVKYRLVPLVW from the coding sequence ATGGATACTTCTGCGATGAGGAAGAAGGCCCTGCTCCTGTTCACGGCTGCGTTCGCGGCCCTATGCCTCATGTTTTTCCTGCCTGCGGGCACGCTGGACTATTGGCAGGCGTGGGTGTATCTGGCAATCGTTCTTGTTCCCGCGGCATTCGTCATTTCGTATTTCCTGAAGAACGACCCGGAGTTTTTGGAGCGAAGGCTGAAAACCAAGGAGAAAGAAACGGAGCAGGCGCTCGTGCAAAAATTCGGATTGATAATCTTCTTAATCGGCTTCCTGATTCCCGGCCTTGACAGGCGCTTCGGGTGGTCCAGTGTGCCTTTTGAGCTTGTCATTGCCGCGGATCTGGTTGTTTTCCTGAGCTATGCGCTGATTTTTCTGGTTTTCAAGGAGAACAGCTATGCGGGCCGGACAGTCCGGGTTGAAAAGGGGCAGAAAGTCGTATCTACCGGGCTGTACTCAATAATCAGGCACCCGATGTATTTCGGCACGCTCATAATGTATCTCGCAAGCCCGGTGGCGCTCGGCTCCTACGTTGCCCTGCCGGTTCTAGCCCTCTGCGTACCAATGCTCGTCTTTCGCATACTGAACGAGGAGGACGTGCTTAGGAGGGAACTGCCCGGCTACAGCGAATATTGCGAAAAAGTGAAATACCGGCTGGTTCCGCTCGTTTGGTAA